GGTCAGCCGCGTGACGAGAGCGCTGGGGGTAAGGCCGTGTTCGACGAGGGCGACCACGAGGGCGTTGAACACGACCGACTGGTCCGGGTCGGGCAGCCGGCCGAACAGTTCGAGGTAGGCGAAGTCACCGAGGTTGACGGTACCGAGGACCTCCTCGCACAGGTTCTTGCCGTGCACCACCACGGTGTCGGCGGAGGACCAGGCGATGTCGGAGCGGACGGGGTCGCTGGCGGGCATGGGGTTCTCCATTCGGGGCGGATCAGGCGCCGGTGAGCAGGCGCGCGGCGGTGTCGCGCAGGAGGTCCTTGCGGATCTTGTCGCCGTTGGCGCTGGGCGTGGTCGGGAACTCGTCGAGGATGTGGATGCGGTAGGGCACCTTGAACCCGGCCAGGCCGGCCCGGCAGTGGTCGCGCAGTTCGGCTTCGGTGGTGGTGCGCCCGGGCCGCAGGGTCACGAACGCGACCGGTTGGTCGTCGCCGGTGCGGTCGTCGCGGACACCGACGAGCTGGGCCAGGTGAACGGCGGGGTGGCCGGTCAGGTGGGTTTCGACGTCGGCGGGGTTGACCAGGTAGCCCTTGAGGCGCATGGCGTCGCCGAGGCGGGAGTGGTAGCGGAACCCTCCGCCGGGCAGCAGGCTGCCCCGGTCGCCGGTGCGGTACCAGCCGTCGGCGGTGTGGGCGCGGGCAGTGGCCTCGGCGTCGGCGAGGTACCCGGTGAACAGGGTGGAACCGCTGAATTGCAGCTCACCTTCGGCTCCGGGGCCGAGCACCGCGCCAGTGTCCACATCGGATACCCGAACGCGCAGTCCGGGAGCGGTGGGGCGGCCGCCGGGGACGGCCCGCTGGGCGGCGTCGGCGGACACGGGCCAGGTCGCGGCGAAGGCGAAGATCTCCGACGACCCGTACACGTTGGTCGCGGTGATACCGGCGGCCGCCGCATCGCGGACGATGTCGTCGATGGCGACGCCCGCGGTCACCACGTGCCGCAGCGCGGGTGCGGCCGCGGTCAGCCGCGCATCGGCGAGCAGGTCGCGCAGGGGCCCCTCGGCGCAGGCGAGGAAGGTGATGCCGTGCCGCCGCAGCGCGTCCAGGACGCGCCCGGTCCGGTAGACGGGCAGCAGGGTCTGGGTGACGCCGCGGGTGAGCCCGGCGAGGAACGGGACGAACCCGAAAGTCCCGTTGAGGGGCAGGACCGACAGGGCGACCGCGGTGTCGTCGAGTGCGGCGGCATCGGCCGCGGCCGGCACGTGGCGGCTGACGGTGCGCTGCGTGTGGATCGCCAGTTTGGGCGCGGAGGTGGTACCGGAGGTGCCGAAGACGATCAGCGCGTCGTCCGGCTCCCCGGTCTCGGCGGGCGGATGCGCACCGCGTTCGGACAGCCGTGCGAACGGGACGCGTTCGAGGTGCGCGGGCGCGCCGGGCACGTCCTGGGCGTGCACGGGCACGAGGAGGCGCAGCGCGAGGTCCCCGCTGTGCCGCCACGCTTCGGTAAGTCGCGCGGCGAGCTCCACCGACTCGAATTCGGGGGCGACGACGAGCGCCTTGGCCTGGCTCGTGCGGAGCAGGTGGTGCAGTTCGGCACCGCGGTAACGCGTGTTCAACGGGACGACGAGCAGCCCCAGCCGGGCCGCGGCGAGGAACGCGATGACCCACTCGGTGCAGGTGGGCAGCAAGAACGCGATGGCGTCGCCGCGCCGGAGCCCGGCCGCGTGCAGGCCCGCGGCCACCCTGGCGCTGTCGTCGTCGAGCTCGGCGTAGGTCCTGGTGCGGCCGGCGTGGTAGGCCGACTCGTCGACGAGGGCCGGATGGCCGGGCCGGCCCCGGGCGGCCCGGGTGAACAGTTCGTGCACGGTGGCCGGTTGGTCGTCACGGTGACGTGGCAAGTCTGAACCTCCTGCTGGGCGTCATCGCCTTGTCGTGCTCAGCAGGCGCCGACGACCCCGAGTGCGTAGTCGGCGTACTGAGCGGCGATCTCGTCGCGGGTGAGGGGCCCGTCGCTGCGGTACCACTGCGCGACGCCAGAGCACATGGTCAGCACTGCTCGCGTCGCGCCGTGTCCGTGGGGTGTGGTGAACGCCCCGGTGCGAACGCCCTCGTCGACGATGTTCTCGAAGATGGATTCCAATCGGTCGCGGGCGACGACGAGCCGCTTGCGGTCGTCCTCGCCCAGATAGCGGAGTTCGGAGTGAGCGACCAGCGCTTCCAGCGGATGGTCGACGATGTAGCCGACGTAGGCGCCGACCGCGGTGTGCAGCCGCTCCGCGGGTGCGGTTCCCGCGGCCGACAGAGCCCACTCCACCGCGTTGAGGTGGTCGTAGTTGGCCTTCTTGAGCAGCTCCACGAGTAAGTCCGATTTGGACTGCGAGTAGTGGTAGACGTTGGAGGACACGACGCCGGCGCGCTTGGCGATGTCGCGCATCGACGCCCCGTGGAAGCCGCGTTCGGCGAAGGCTGCCAGGGTGGCGGCGAAGACGAGGTCCCGCGTATCCCGTGAGTTAGAACGATCGTTCATGTGCAGATACTCGGCACTTCTTCGCGATCTGTCAAGATCTCCCGCCAGAATCCCGATCAGTGTTGACGGCGGCGACAGTCTGCATCTAACTTCTGGGCACCTTGATTTGAACGACCGATCTAACCGCTTCCGCGGTGCGGCACGAGGCACCGCAGAGAGGGGGAACGGTGGCGGACGACCGCTTCCTCGAGGACTTCTCGCTCGGCGAGCAGACCCGAAGCCCCGAGTTCACGCTGGGGCCCGACGACCTGGACGCGTTCGCGGCGGTGTCCGGCGACCGGCACCCGATGCACCTGGCCGGCGGCGCGGACGAGCCCGTGGGACACGGCCCGCTCGGACTCGCCCGCTACTTCGGGACCGTCTACGACGAGGGCTCGATCGCCGCATCGGTCATCGCCCTGCTGGACACCCGCTGGAGCTACCGGGCGCCACTCCGCCTGGGCGTGCCCCTGCACTACACGACGACGATCACCCAGGTCCGGCGGACCAGCGCCGGCGACCGCGGAGTCGTCAACCGCTGGGTGGAGCTGCGCGACGACGCCGGTACCGTGGTCCAGGAGGGCAGCAGCGCGGTCCTGCTCCGCGCCCGCCACCACCGCGCTCCGGACACCGACGCCGTCTCCCACACTCCCCTCTCGGTGCGCTGGGCGCGGGCCGTGGCCAGCCGTGTCGAGAACGACGAGGTGTTCGCGGCCTCGACCGGGTTATTCGACGGCGCGATCGGCGTGGCCTCGGAGAACGACGCCGTCGTGCTGCGGGTCTACAAGGGACGCGTGATCGACGTCGGGACCCGCGTCCCGGCCGGCCCCACCTTCACGTTGCGGGGCACCGAGGTCGCCTGGGCTCGGCTGCTCACCGCGCCGGAGAACGACCTGCTCGTGCGCACGCACCGCGGCGAGTTCTGGGGCACCGGCAACACCTATGTCTACCTGCAGCTGACCGCCGCGCTGCACGCCATCGTCGACGCCGCCCGGAGCCTGCGGACCGGTCAGGCCGACCCCGAGGGGAGGTCTCGGTGACCACAGCCCCCGAGACAGCTGCTGCGCGCACATTGGCGACCGGCACCGCCCGGTACCTGGAGATCGACGGCCGCGTGGCCTACGTGGAGACCTACGGTTCCGGCACGCCGGTGTTGTGCGTGCACTCCGCGGGACA
This is a stretch of genomic DNA from Amycolatopsis endophytica. It encodes these proteins:
- a CDS encoding MaoC family dehydratase, coding for MADDRFLEDFSLGEQTRSPEFTLGPDDLDAFAAVSGDRHPMHLAGGADEPVGHGPLGLARYFGTVYDEGSIAASVIALLDTRWSYRAPLRLGVPLHYTTTITQVRRTSAGDRGVVNRWVELRDDAGTVVQEGSSAVLLRARHHRAPDTDAVSHTPLSVRWARAVASRVENDEVFAASTGLFDGAIGVASENDAVVLRVYKGRVIDVGTRVPAGPTFTLRGTEVAWARLLTAPENDLLVRTHRGEFWGTGNTYVYLQLTAALHAIVDAARSLRTGQADPEGRSR
- a CDS encoding TetR/AcrR family transcriptional regulator, encoding MNDRSNSRDTRDLVFAATLAAFAERGFHGASMRDIAKRAGVVSSNVYHYSQSKSDLLVELLKKANYDHLNAVEWALSAAGTAPAERLHTAVGAYVGYIVDHPLEALVAHSELRYLGEDDRKRLVVARDRLESIFENIVDEGVRTGAFTTPHGHGATRAVLTMCSGVAQWYRSDGPLTRDEIAAQYADYALGVVGAC
- a CDS encoding AMP-binding protein — protein: MPRHRDDQPATVHELFTRAARGRPGHPALVDESAYHAGRTRTYAELDDDSARVAAGLHAAGLRRGDAIAFLLPTCTEWVIAFLAAARLGLLVVPLNTRYRGAELHHLLRTSQAKALVVAPEFESVELAARLTEAWRHSGDLALRLLVPVHAQDVPGAPAHLERVPFARLSERGAHPPAETGEPDDALIVFGTSGTTSAPKLAIHTQRTVSRHVPAAADAAALDDTAVALSVLPLNGTFGFVPFLAGLTRGVTQTLLPVYRTGRVLDALRRHGITFLACAEGPLRDLLADARLTAAAPALRHVVTAGVAIDDIVRDAAAAGITATNVYGSSEIFAFAATWPVSADAAQRAVPGGRPTAPGLRVRVSDVDTGAVLGPGAEGELQFSGSTLFTGYLADAEATARAHTADGWYRTGDRGSLLPGGGFRYHSRLGDAMRLKGYLVNPADVETHLTGHPAVHLAQLVGVRDDRTGDDQPVAFVTLRPGRTTTEAELRDHCRAGLAGFKVPYRIHILDEFPTTPSANGDKIRKDLLRDTAARLLTGA